The nucleotide window CGGCATTATAGATAAACTGAGTTACCTGATCCGGTACATGTTGTACGAAAGCAATGAAGACCGGGTCCCACTACAGCAGGAAATCGGATACCTGGAAAATTTAATTGAGCTGCAGCAACATCGGCTCTCCGACGAAATCAATGCTGATATCAGGTTCCAGCATCATGTGGACAATCAGCATTATATTGCTCCGCTGCTGTTACTGCCCTTTGTGGAGAATGCTTTCAAACACGGCATCCGGCTGGATGACCCTTCTTATATTCACATAATGTTGCAGGTGGCTGAAAACAAATTACTGTTCTCTGTAAAAAACAGTATGGGTGCTGTGCCTATGACGGAGCCGCATATCGGTGGTGTAGGACTTGATAACGTAAAAAAAAGACTGGCTTTGCTGTATCCATCCAGCCACCAGCTGCATATCCGTCAGGATGATCAACACTTTGACATATTGCTGGAGATAAAACTGAATACCCATGAAATGTATAGTGGTAGATGATGAGCCTTTTGCCCTGGCCCTTACACAGCGATATATCGAACAAACACCGCTGCTGCAATTGTCGGGCAGATTTACCAACCCATACAAGGCTATGGACTATCTATTGCGGGAAGAAGTGGATCTTTTATTCCTCGATATTAATATGCCGGGCTTATCCGGCATGCATTTGCTGGCGTCATTGCCTGTACCGCCCATGGTGATTTTCACAACTGCCTATCCCGAATTTGGTGCGGAAAGTTATGACTACAATGCACTCGACTACCTGTTAAAACCCATCAACTATCCGCGTTTTCTCAAAGCTGTCAATAAAGCTATTGCAGCAACGAACACCAAACCCGCCAACACCAGACCTTCAGAGGAAATAATCATTAAAAGCGGGCAGCAACTACACAGAATAAAAACAGATACCATTCTGTACATAGAAGCCGCCGGGAACTATATGTGCTTTCATACACAAGAGAAGAAACTACTCGCCCTGATGAATATGAGTGAACTGCTGGAATTATTGCCTGCACAGGATTTCATCAGAATACACAAATCATATGTCATATCCCTGCCTCATGTAACCATGTATGAAAAAAATATGGTGAGCTTACAACAGGTATCATTACCGGTAGGCATGACCTACCGGCAACAGTTTCTGGATCGGTTGAATAAAAAATAAATTACCATTTATTTCTGATAGGCTGTTTTGGGATAAATCATCTTAAATGCATTATACACCGATTGATGCATCATGGTAGCATGTACTTCATCCGGTAAATAATCATAAAACACGGTCGTCTCCGCACCTCCGTATTTTTTCAGCAGATCACGCAAAGCGACTGCATCCTCATGCATGATAATGTTTTCATCCTTGTTACAGGCGCCGATGTATACATTTACCTTCGTTTTGTTTTTTGCTGCCAATAGTGCGGGGGCTTCCTTTAAAAGTAATTCATTTCCCCACCAGAGGCTTGGGCTCATGATGACATAGGTATCAAAAAGGTCTCTATGCTTCAGCAGGATCTCTGTAGCCAGCAACCCCGCAAAAGACTCTCCGATAACAGTTTTATGATGATTGGTTTTGTAATTTCCATCAATATAAGGCTGCAGTTCTGTG belongs to Chitinophaga sp. HK235 and includes:
- a CDS encoding LytTR family DNA-binding domain-containing protein encodes the protein MKCIVVDDEPFALALTQRYIEQTPLLQLSGRFTNPYKAMDYLLREEVDLLFLDINMPGLSGMHLLASLPVPPMVIFTTAYPEFGAESYDYNALDYLLKPINYPRFLKAVNKAIAATNTKPANTRPSEEIIIKSGQQLHRIKTDTILYIEAAGNYMCFHTQEKKLLALMNMSELLELLPAQDFIRIHKSYVISLPHVTMYEKNMVSLQQVSLPVGMTYRQQFLDRLNKK
- a CDS encoding alpha/beta hydrolase codes for the protein MKRSIIILLLFISTFSFAQSENAIVIGHSKEIQSKVLNEKRKINIYLPEGYNPNDTTQYPVIYIIDGGVEEDFFHITGIIRFNTQPWINRFPKSIVVGIENTDRRRDCSFAVENLDFLKKMGFKKEQLPSYGGSANYIKFIATELQPYIDGNYKTNHHKTVIGESFAGLLATEILLKHRDLFDTYVIMSPSLWWGNELLLKEAPALLAAKNKTKVNVYIGACNKDENIIMHEDAVALRDLLKKYGGAETTVFYDYLPDEVHATMMHQSVYNAFKMIYPKTAYQK